GGCGACCGGTTACTGGACCAAGGGTGGCACCGGCGTGCCGGTGCGCACGCTGGTCGCGCTGATCGACGACGTGGTCGCGAACGGCTGACCCGCCGACGCGAATCCGGGCGTCCCCCGCACGGGGCGCCCGGATCGGCGGTAGATTTCGTTACGAGGACGCGCGCTTGCGGCGCTCGTTGAAATCGCGCATGCGCTGCGGATAGCCGACCAGCTGAATGTCGTACACCGGGATCGCCATCTTGTGCGCGAACCGGCGTGCGCCTTCCGGCGAGTCGACGCGCCGGCGGGTCCACTCGCCGTCGTGGGCTATCAGGATGACCGTGGTCTCGGTCACGGTCGTCTTCGGCTCGATGAAGACCTCGACACCGGTTCGCGAGGTAACGAAAGCCGTGAGGTGTTCCAGGGCCTCGTTGTGCGCCGCGCGGGCGACCGAGCCTCCACTCGCCTTCTTCTGCCGCCTGAACCAGGCCACCGTGTTCGTCCCCCATATCCGCGACCGTCACGGCAAGGGTACTGCTACGGGACGTGTTCCTGGGCACCTCCCTACGCGGGCCCCTTCCACAAGTGACAGGATGGGCACGGCACCATGCACGTTACGACAGTGTGACCGTCGTATGCAGCGACGCGACTTGGGAGTTGACTGTGAGCCAGCCGAACGGCGAAACCTTCGACATCGTCATTCTCGGCGCCGGCAGTGGTGGCTACGCCACGGCGCTCCGCGCGGTCCAGCTGGGCCTGACCGTGGCCCTGGTGGAGAAGGACAAGCTGGGCGGCACCTGCCTGCACGTCGGCTGCATCCCGACGAAGGCGCTGCTGCACGCGGCCGAGGTCGCGGACGAGACGCGCGAGTCCGCGCAGTTCGGCGTGAAGGCCGAGTTCCACGGCATCGACATGGCCGGCGTCAACTCGTACAAGGACGGTGTCATCTCCCGTCTGTACAAGGGCCTGTCCGGCATGCTGAACGGCAACAAGTCGATCACCGTGATCGAGGGCGAGGGCAAGCTCGTCGCGCCGAACACGGTCGAGGTGAACGGCAACCGCTACGTCGGCCGCAACGTCGTGCTGGCCTCCGGGTCGTTCTCCCGCAGCCTGCCGGGTCTGGACGTGGACGGCGAGAAGATCATCACCAGCGAGCACGCGCTGAAGCTGGACCGCGTGCCCAAGTCGGTGATCGTGCTCGGTGGCGGCGTGATCGGCGTCGAGTTCGCCAGCGTGTGGAGCTCGTTCGGCGCGGACGTCACCATCATCGAGGCGCTGCCCCGCCTGGTCGCCGCGGAGGACGCGGAGGTCTCCAAGGCGGTCGAGCGCGCGTTCCGCAAGCGGAAGATCAACTTCAAGGTCGGCAAGCCGTTCGAGAAGGTCGAGAAGACCGAGAACGGCGTGCGCGCCACCATCCAGGGCGGCGAGGTCGTCGAGGCCGAGCTGCTGCTGGTCGCCGTCGGCCGCGGCCCGCGCACCCAGGGCCTGGGCTACGAGGAGCAGGGCATCAAGATGGAGCGCGGCTTCGTCCTCACCGACGAGCGCCTGCGCACCAACGTGCCGAACGTGTTCGCCGTCGGCGACATCGTGCCCGGCCTGCAGCTCGCGCACCGCGGCTTCCAGCAGGGCATCTTCGTCGCCGAGGAGATCGCGGGCCAGAACCCGGCCGTCATCGACGAGCTCGGCATCCCGCGCGTCACCTACTCCAACCCGGAGATCGCGTCCGTCGGCCTGACCGAGGCGAAGGCCCGCGAGCAGTACGGCGACAAGGTGAAGACCTACAACTACAACCTGGGCGGCAACGGCAAGAGCCAGATCCTCAAGACCACCGGCTTCATCAAGCTGGTCGGCGTGGAGGACGGCCCGGTCGTCGGCGTCCACATGGTCGGTGCGCGCGTCGGTGAGCTGATCGGTGAGGCGCAGCTGATCTACAACTGGGAGGCGTTCCCGGGCGAGGTGGCTCAGCTCGTCCACGCCCACCCCACCCAGAACGAGGCGCTGGGCGAGGCACACCTGGCCCTGGCGGGCAAGCCGCTGCACGCACACGCCTGATTGTGAACATACCGTTGCGGTTGCTTGTTAAGGAGTCTTGAGACATGCCGGTATCGGTCACCATGCCCCGGCTCGGCGAGAGCGTCACCGAGGGCACCGTCACGCGCTGGCTGAAGCAGGTCGGCGACACGGTCGAGGCGGACGAGCCGCTGCTCGAGGTCTCCACCGACAAGGTCGACACCGAGATCCCGTCCCCCGCGTCCGGCGTGCTGACCAGCATCCTGGTGAACGAGGACGAGACCGCCGAGGTCGGCAGTGAGCTGGCGGTCATCGGTGGCGAGGGTGACGCCCCCGCCGCCGCACCGGCCCCGGACGCCGGGCAGCAGGACGTGGACGACGCGGCCGTCGAGGCGCGCACCGAGCAGTCCACCTCGGCGGACACCCCGGAGAACCTGGAGACCCCGGCGCCGTCGTCGGCCTCCGGCTCGGACTCCGGCTCCGGTGCGAGCTCCGGCTCGGGCGACGCCGAGGGCACGGTCGTGACGATGCCCGCGCTGGGCGAGAGCGTCACCGAGGGTACGGTCACCCGCTGGCTCAAGGAGGTCGGCGACACGGTCGAGGTCGACGAGCCGCTGCTCGAGGTCTCCACCGACAAGGTCGACACCGAGATCCCGTCGCCGGCCGCCGGCACGCTGCTGGAGATCAAGGTCCAGCAGGACGACACCGCGGAGGTCGGTGCGGCGCTGGCCGTGATCGGCGCCGCCGGTGGTGCCGCGCCGAAGGCGGAGAAGGCCCCGGAGCCCGGCCCGGCCGCGCCGGCCGCCGAGTCCTACGCGACGCCGTCCCCGGCCGCCGAGGCCCCCGCGTCCGCACCGAAGCAGGCCGAGGCGCCCAAGGCGGAGGCCCCGAAGGCGGAGACCGCCACGCCGGCCGAGGCGCCGAAGCCGGTGCCGGCCGACAAGCCCGCCACCGTGGCGACCGCCGAGTCCAACGGCGCGCCGGTCGAGAACGAGGCCGCGTACGTGACGCCGCTGGTCCGCAAGCTGGCCGCGGAGCACGACGTCGACCTCGGCTCGCTGACCGGCACCGGCGTCGGTGGCCGCATCCGCAAGCAGGACGTGCTCGACGCCGCGGAGAAGGCGAAGGCGGCCGCCGCCAAGCCGGCCCCCGCCGCCGCACCGGCCGCGGCCCCGGCCCCGGCCGCGCAGAGCAAGGCCAAGCCGGCGCCGAGCCCGCTGCGTGGCCGCACCGAGAAGATGACCCGGACCCGCGCGACGATCGCGAAGCGCATGGTCGAGTCGCTGCAGATCTCGGCGCAGCTCACCACCGTGGTCGAGGTCGACATGACCAAGGTCGCGAAGCTGCGGGCCCAGGTGAAGGACGCGTTCCAGCAGCGGCACGGCGTGAAGCTGTCGTTCATGCCGTTCCTGGCGCTGGCCACGGTCGAGGCGCTGCAGCAGCACCCGGTCGTGAACTCGCGGATCGACCAGGAGGCCGGCACGGTCACCTACTTCGACGCCGAGCACCTGGCGATCGCGGTGGACACGCCGAAGGGCCTGATCGTCCCGGTGATCAAGGACGCGGGCGACCTGAACCTGGGTGGCCTGGCCAAGCGCATCGCGGACGTGGCCGAGCGCACCCGCAACAACAAGATCGGTCCGGACGAGATCTCGGGCGGCACGTTCACGCTGACCAACACGGGCAGCCGGGGCGCGCTCTTCGACACGCCGATCATCAACCAGCCGCAGGTCGGCATCCTCGGCACCGGCGCGATCGTCAAGCGCGCCGTGGTCGTGGACGACCCGGAGCTGGGCGAGATCATCGTGCCGCGCTCCATGATGTACCTGGCGCTCTCCTACGACCACCGGATCGTGGACGGCGCGGACGCGGCCCGCTTCCTCACCACCATGAAGGAGCGGCTGGAGGCCGGCCACTTCGAGGGCGAACTCGGCCTGTAAAAGATCGCTTCTGAGGGCGAATCCCGGCCGCGCCGGGGTTCGCCCTCGATCTTTTCCGGGAAAGATGTACCCATGAGGATTCTGCTGGCGGGGGCGTCAGGCTTCTTGGGTACGGCACTGCGCGAGCGCCTGCGGGCCGACGGGCACGATCTGCGGCAGCTGGTCCGGCGCACACCGGAGAACGGCGACCAGATCCCGTGGAAGCCCTCGTCCGGCCACCTCGACCCGGCCGCGCTGCGCGGCGTGGACGCCGTGATCAACCTGGCCGGTGCCAGCATCGGCGGTCAGCGCTGGACCAACTCCTACAAGCGCAAGCTGCGCAGCAGCCGGGTGGACACCACCGCCACGTTGGCCCGCGCGATCGCCTCGCTGCCGGCGGACGAGCGGCCGAAGGTCCTCCTGAACGGCTCCGCGAAGGGCTGGTACGGCGACACCGGCGACACCCCGGTCGAGGAGGACGCGCCGCCCGGTGACGGTTTCCTGTCGGATCTGTGCCGGGTCTGGGAGGCCGCGGCCCGGCCGGCCGAGGACGCCGGCGTCCGGGTGGTCTACCTGCGCTCCGGGCTGCCGCTGGACAAGCGCGGCGGCCTGCTGCAGCCGCTGGTGCTGCTGTTCAAGGCCGGGCTCGGCGGGCGGATCGGCAGCGGCCGGCAGTACATCCCGTGGATGTCGCTGGCCGACTGGGTGGGCGCGACCGTGTTCCTGCTGGAACGCGACGACATCGCCGGGCCGGTCAACATGAACGCGCCGGCCCCGGCCACGAACGCGGAGTTCACCAAGGAGCTGGCCGCGGCGCTGCACCGGCCGGCGATCGTGCCGGTGCCGGGGTTCGTCATCCAGACCGTGCTGGGCGAGTTCTCCACGGAGATCCTGACCGGCACCCGGTCGCTGCCGGGCGTGCTGAACCGGGCCGGCTATCCGTGGCTCCACCCGACGCTGCCGGCCGCGATCAGAGCGGCGCTGTAGGCGCCGGCACCGCCCGCACGGCCGGTTCCGGCACCGGGCGCCGGAGGCCGGAGATCAGGTCGCGGACCGCGTCGAGCGGGCCGGCCGCCTCGACGAAGAGCAGCGTGCGGCGTACCCCCGGAAGGTCCTCGACGGTCTCGTGGATCCGGCGCAGCCGGGCCGCGTAGGCACCCAGGTCACGATGCGCCGGCGGCGAACCGTCGATGCGGACGTAGTCGCGGGTGCGCTCCAGCAGCGACTCCAGCAGCGGCGCCGGCCCGGGAGCCAGGTGGACCGAGGCATGGTCGGCGCGCGCGGGATCGTGGCCGTGCGCGACCGCCACCGCGTCCCAGTGCGCCAGCATGTCCCGCTTCTCGGCGACGTCCGCGTGCATGCCGAGCAGCAGCGACAGTCCGCGTCGCGCCGCGACCTCCACGGTGGCCGGCGAGGTGGCCGCGACCCAGACCGGCATGGCCGCCCGCGGCGACACCGTAACCTCGCGGAAGCGGAAGAGACCGGAATCGGAGCCGACCCGGTACGCGCCGGAGAGCCACGAGCGGAGCAGGTCCAGCGACTCCGGGAAGCCGTGGTCGCGCCGGGGCAGCCCGGTGCCGAACACCTCCAGGTCCACCCACGGGCCGCCGCGCGCCACGCCGAGCCGGAACCGCCCGCCGGAGAGCTCGTGCAGCAGCGCCGCCTCCTCGCCCAGTGCCACCGGGTGGCGGGCCGGCAGCACGCACGCGGCCGTGCCGATCTCGATCCGGCGGGTGACGCCGAGCGCGTGCCCGGCCGCCACGGTCGCGGACGGCAGCGTGCCGTACGCGGTGAAGTGGTGCTCGGCCAGCCACACGTCGTCCAGCCCGGCGTCCTCGGCCGCGCGCGCCAGCGGTGGGATCGAGGCGGGCCCGTGCGCGCCGAGCAGGAAGAGGCCGAGCCGCCGGCGGACCGGCGACCCGGCATCGGGTGGAACCATCAGCAGTCGCGCAGCTCGGGGCTCTGGTTGGCGATCTGCGCGGTCGGCGAGATGAACCGCTGGTACGTCTCGCCGCCGACCGCCGAGAGCTTGAACGCGGCGACCCGGTGGCAGTTCTGGAACGCGAGCTTCACGCCGAAGTGACGCTCCAGCCCACCGCGGATGGCGTCGCTGGCGAGCGCGCGCAGCAGCTGGCCGCGCTCCTGCTCGCTGGGCGGCGGCACCGCGTGGTCCTCGAACTCGCCGTCGCCCGCGGCGGAGCGGGACGCCACCTCGGAGACGATCATCCAGGCGTACGGCAGGGACTGGCGCACGACGTCGACGAACTCGGCGTCGTTGACGACCTCGCCACGCTCGACCCGGTCGAGCAGGGCGGTGGGTACGTCGAGGGACATACGGTTCTCCTCACGTGTTGCCCGTGGATCAATTACCCACGGGAGTCTATTAACTCCGGAGAGCTACGTCGATGCCTGCGGGATTGATAATGAAATCCGGATCGATCTGCTCCGTGAGATCCGCGCCCACCCGGTCGCTGGCCCACGCCGCGGCGTTGCGCCGGTGGAACTCCGCGGCCTGCCGCGCGTAGGTCGCCCAGTCCTTGCCGCACGCGTCCACCCGGGCCCGCATGTCGGCCAGCACCGCGCGGTTCGCCGGCTCGAGCGCGTCGATCGGCTGGAACCGACCGCGCTCCGCCGCCTTCACGAACGCGGACCGGCCGATCCAGCCGGCCAGGTCGTCGCCGACCTCGGCGCGCAGGAACTCCACGTCGGACTCGTCGTCGACCTTGTTGCCGATCACCTTCACCCGCACGCCGAAGTCCCGGGCGTAGCCGGTGTACTGCCGGTAGACGCCCACGCTGCGTACGGTCGGCTCGCAGACCAGGAACGTCAGGTCGAAGCGGGTGAACAGGCCGGACGCGAACGAGTCCGCGCCCGCGGTCATGTCCACCACCGCGTACTCGCCGGGACCGTCCGCCAGGTGGTTGAGCAGCAGCTCCACCGCGCCGACCTTGGAGTGGTAGCAGGCCACGCCCAGGTCCTCGGACGCGAACGGGCCGGTCACCGCGAGCCGCACGCCGTTGACGTCGCGGACCAGCGCGTCATAGAGCGGGTTCGGCCGGTCGACGCCGATCAGCCGGGAGCCACGGCCGGGCGGCGTGGTCTTGACCATGGAGGCCGCGTCCGCGATGCGCGGGTTGTCGCCGCGCAGGTACTCCTTGATCTCGCCGAGGTGGTCGCCGAGCGCGGGCAGCAGCACCGCCTCGTCGTCCGTGGCGCCGAGGGCCGCGGCCAGGTGCTGGTTGATGTCGGCGTCCAGCGCGAGCACCGGGGCGCCGGCGGCGGCCAGGTGGCGCGCGAAGAGCCCGGCGAGCGTGGTCTTACCGCTGCCGCCCTTACCGACAAAAGCAACTTTCACGAAATTTCCCCTACACGACGTTGTGCACGATGTACCTCCTAAATTGGTAGTCATTTTCAATAGCTACGTCAAGCGGGCGGTCACCCGACCGTGGCCCGCGCCCCCTCGGACGCGGGCCATGGCCTCACGGCGTCAGGCGGTGCCGGTCCCGCGGGAACGCGCTGACCTCGCGCACGTTCGCGGCGCCGGTCAGCCGCGACACGAACCGCTCCAGCCCGATCGCGAACCCGCCGTGCGGCGGCATGCCGTACCGGAACGCCTCCAGGTAGGACGCGTACGGTGCCGGCGACTCGCCGCGCGCGGCCAGCGCGGCCACGTAGTCGTCGTACGCGTGCAGCCGCTGCCCGCCGGTGACCAGCTCCACGCCACGGAACAGCAGGTCGAAGCCGTTCGAGTAGCCCGGCGCGGACGGGTCCGGCGCGGTGTAGAACGGGCGCTTCGCCATCGGATAGCCGGTCACGAACACGAACTCCGACCCGTGCGCCGACCGCGCCCACTCCCCCAGCGCCCGCTCGTGCGCCGGCGCCAGGTCCGGCTCGTCCGGGTGCGCGCCGGCGATCCGCAGCGCCTCCGGGAACGCCACGGCCGGGATCTCCGCCGGCACCGCGGGCAGCCCCGGCACGGCGACCCGCGCCCGTACCGTCTCGATCATGGCGTGCAGCGCGCCGCGGAGCACCGCCATCACGTCCCGGTGGTCGCGGACGAAGCCCAGCTCCGCGTCGAGCGACGTGTACTGCGCCAGGTGCCGCGCGGTGTCGTGCGGCTCGGCCCGGAACACCGGCCCGACCTCGTAGACCCGCTCGAACACGCCGACCATCATCTGCTTGTAGAACTGCGGCGACTGCGCCAGATAGGCCCGGCGCCCGAAGTAGTCGATGCCGAACACGGTCGCCCCGGACTCCGTCGACGACACCACGATCTTCGGCGTGTGCACCTCGACGAACCGCTCCGCGTCCAGCGCGGCACGGAACCCGGCGACCGCCGCCGCGCTCACCCGCAGCGCCGCCGCGCGGCGCGGATGCCGCAGCGACAGTGCCGCCCGGTCCAGCAGCGTCGGCAACGTCGCGTCGAGCTCGGGGCGATGAAGAGCGAAGTCCGTGGGTACGGCGAGCGGGCTGAGGGTCCGGAGGAGCGGCTCGACCAGCTCCGCGCCACCGGGGGCGACCGGGTTCGCGGCCACCCGGCCGGTCACCTCCACCGCGGTCCCCTCGGTCAGCCGTTCCAGCCGCGCCCGGTCCGACGGCTCGGTGACCACCACCTGGGCCAGGCCGGACGCGTCCCGTACCACCAGGAACGCCACGGATTTGAACAGTCGCCGCCGGTGGACCCAGCCCTGGATCGTGACGGTCGCGCCGGCCTGCGTGGCCAGCCGTTCGGTAAGGATGCGTTGCACCTGGGCACCTCCTCGATCGCTTCGCAACGCGATCCCGGCACCCCGCGGCGGTCGCCACGGGGCAGGTGCGGGCGAGCGGGTCCTCGCGGTGCCACCACACCTTCACGCGGTCCCTGGACGGGATCGCGCCTCGTTCGGGCCCGGTGACGGGGGCCGGCCGGCGGGTTCTACTGCGCCCGGAGGCGGTTCTTCCCGCGGCTCGTGGAGGGTCTTCACGCCCCGGCGCACGACCGCCTTCCCAGCTTCCGGCGGCTCTCTCGGCACGTGCGGCCCGGCGCGCCACTCGTCTCCGTCAGCGCCGTTGCCGGTGACGGTAGCGCCGGCCGTACCGTGCCGACAGCTGATTTTTTCTGTGCGCTTTTATGGTTTTCTGTGCGCTATTTTTCGGCCCTGAGCCGCGGAAGCGAAGATTGCCATTGGGTAACCGGTTGTTTGCCGTTTGTGGTGAGCGCCGTCACACGCTATCGGGCGTGAGCCACGTCGCGGTGGACCTGTGAGGGCCCAATGCCCGGCGTAGGCTGACTTTCGTGACGATCGAGCGCTCCGTGCCGCCGACGGCGACCGCGATTCCCAGCAGCAGCCACCCCGCCCCCGAGGGCCGGCGGATGTTGCGCATCGAAGCGCGCAACGCGAGCACGCCGATCGAACGCAAACCACCGTGGATCAAGGTCAAGGCCAAGATGGGCCCTGAGTACACGGAG
This genomic window from Catenuloplanes niger contains:
- the lpdA gene encoding dihydrolipoyl dehydrogenase, which codes for MTVVCSDATWELTVSQPNGETFDIVILGAGSGGYATALRAVQLGLTVALVEKDKLGGTCLHVGCIPTKALLHAAEVADETRESAQFGVKAEFHGIDMAGVNSYKDGVISRLYKGLSGMLNGNKSITVIEGEGKLVAPNTVEVNGNRYVGRNVVLASGSFSRSLPGLDVDGEKIITSEHALKLDRVPKSVIVLGGGVIGVEFASVWSSFGADVTIIEALPRLVAAEDAEVSKAVERAFRKRKINFKVGKPFEKVEKTENGVRATIQGGEVVEAELLLVAVGRGPRTQGLGYEEQGIKMERGFVLTDERLRTNVPNVFAVGDIVPGLQLAHRGFQQGIFVAEEIAGQNPAVIDELGIPRVTYSNPEIASVGLTEAKAREQYGDKVKTYNYNLGGNGKSQILKTTGFIKLVGVEDGPVVGVHMVGARVGELIGEAQLIYNWEAFPGEVAQLVHAHPTQNEALGEAHLALAGKPLHAHA
- the sucB gene encoding 2-oxoglutarate dehydrogenase, E2 component, dihydrolipoamide succinyltransferase, which codes for MPVSVTMPRLGESVTEGTVTRWLKQVGDTVEADEPLLEVSTDKVDTEIPSPASGVLTSILVNEDETAEVGSELAVIGGEGDAPAAAPAPDAGQQDVDDAAVEARTEQSTSADTPENLETPAPSSASGSDSGSGASSGSGDAEGTVVTMPALGESVTEGTVTRWLKEVGDTVEVDEPLLEVSTDKVDTEIPSPAAGTLLEIKVQQDDTAEVGAALAVIGAAGGAAPKAEKAPEPGPAAPAAESYATPSPAAEAPASAPKQAEAPKAEAPKAETATPAEAPKPVPADKPATVATAESNGAPVENEAAYVTPLVRKLAAEHDVDLGSLTGTGVGGRIRKQDVLDAAEKAKAAAAKPAPAAAPAAAPAPAAQSKAKPAPSPLRGRTEKMTRTRATIAKRMVESLQISAQLTTVVEVDMTKVAKLRAQVKDAFQQRHGVKLSFMPFLALATVEALQQHPVVNSRIDQEAGTVTYFDAEHLAIAVDTPKGLIVPVIKDAGDLNLGGLAKRIADVAERTRNNKIGPDEISGGTFTLTNTGSRGALFDTPIINQPQVGILGTGAIVKRAVVVDDPELGEIIVPRSMMYLALSYDHRIVDGADAARFLTTMKERLEAGHFEGELGL
- a CDS encoding TIGR01777 family oxidoreductase; the encoded protein is MRILLAGASGFLGTALRERLRADGHDLRQLVRRTPENGDQIPWKPSSGHLDPAALRGVDAVINLAGASIGGQRWTNSYKRKLRSSRVDTTATLARAIASLPADERPKVLLNGSAKGWYGDTGDTPVEEDAPPGDGFLSDLCRVWEAAARPAEDAGVRVVYLRSGLPLDKRGGLLQPLVLLFKAGLGGRIGSGRQYIPWMSLADWVGATVFLLERDDIAGPVNMNAPAPATNAEFTKELAAALHRPAIVPVPGFVIQTVLGEFSTEILTGTRSLPGVLNRAGYPWLHPTLPAAIRAAL
- a CDS encoding LLM class flavin-dependent oxidoreductase, producing the protein MVPPDAGSPVRRRLGLFLLGAHGPASIPPLARAAEDAGLDDVWLAEHHFTAYGTLPSATVAAGHALGVTRRIEIGTAACVLPARHPVALGEEAALLHELSGGRFRLGVARGGPWVDLEVFGTGLPRRDHGFPESLDLLRSWLSGAYRVGSDSGLFRFREVTVSPRAAMPVWVAATSPATVEVAARRGLSLLLGMHADVAEKRDMLAHWDAVAVAHGHDPARADHASVHLAPGPAPLLESLLERTRDYVRIDGSPPAHRDLGAYAARLRRIHETVEDLPGVRRTLLFVEAAGPLDAVRDLISGLRRPVPEPAVRAVPAPTAPL
- a CDS encoding SCO5389 family protein, encoding MSLDVPTALLDRVERGEVVNDAEFVDVVRQSLPYAWMIVSEVASRSAAGDGEFEDHAVPPPSEQERGQLLRALASDAIRGGLERHFGVKLAFQNCHRVAAFKLSAVGGETYQRFISPTAQIANQSPELRDC
- a CDS encoding ATP-binding protein — translated: MKVAFVGKGGSGKTTLAGLFARHLAAAGAPVLALDADINQHLAAALGATDDEAVLLPALGDHLGEIKEYLRGDNPRIADAASMVKTTPPGRGSRLIGVDRPNPLYDALVRDVNGVRLAVTGPFASEDLGVACYHSKVGAVELLLNHLADGPGEYAVVDMTAGADSFASGLFTRFDLTFLVCEPTVRSVGVYRQYTGYARDFGVRVKVIGNKVDDESDVEFLRAEVGDDLAGWIGRSAFVKAAERGRFQPIDALEPANRAVLADMRARVDACGKDWATYARQAAEFHRRNAAAWASDRVGADLTEQIDPDFIINPAGIDVALRS
- the aspS gene encoding aspartate--tRNA(Asn) ligase, with amino-acid sequence MQRILTERLATQAGATVTIQGWVHRRRLFKSVAFLVVRDASGLAQVVVTEPSDRARLERLTEGTAVEVTGRVAANPVAPGGAELVEPLLRTLSPLAVPTDFALHRPELDATLPTLLDRAALSLRHPRRAAALRVSAAAVAGFRAALDAERFVEVHTPKIVVSSTESGATVFGIDYFGRRAYLAQSPQFYKQMMVGVFERVYEVGPVFRAEPHDTARHLAQYTSLDAELGFVRDHRDVMAVLRGALHAMIETVRARVAVPGLPAVPAEIPAVAFPEALRIAGAHPDEPDLAPAHERALGEWARSAHGSEFVFVTGYPMAKRPFYTAPDPSAPGYSNGFDLLFRGVELVTGGQRLHAYDDYVAALAARGESPAPYASYLEAFRYGMPPHGGFAIGLERFVSRLTGAANVREVSAFPRDRHRLTP